In Myxococcus stipitatus, the following are encoded in one genomic region:
- a CDS encoding KR domain-containing protein: MEHEGQGRSLAERLAALTPERRALLELALKGKAPAPRAPRLRPPLGAVFQEGSEDIQTLAPLPEVSASFSWVLAARGSRTEEQARLLEAAHRDLRGALFRAVDLTTCERILGFGGGDGREWVALARRPGAFRVTGHVSSSQEAEAARERVRAQSLEGRIQVVSGALDSDGLETGFDAAFGLEALRDPEARAPLFAALGKKVREGGRLVLGDVFLKTGLSLPHVEALSLPLLDELVTWLSAHGFAVVDCVDAASEMGNFLHEPSMDTRLSQLGWGAEDVRAETARAYEVMGGLLRGGAAAYLLLTAEKRGEPGPERLEAMNRERLMMARRYADLPHTWLYAPRWRPVVSAPRAEDTPASSAHCLVFADRGGLGAAFARNVSNSGGRCTFVHRGEVFRRSDDGGYEVPIRNPEDYLRLMESLASEGAVPSRIVYLWSLDAPKPEGLTVSQLQDETLDVCGGLLYLTQALLKAGANHPASPSLWLVTRGAQRADETGGLPGLSGASLWGLGKAIAYEHPELDCRRLDLDPRRGVEEGAQELWTELRSRDGEDQVLLRDGTRHVLRLVRHRQWDWEGAGRLQFRADATYLVTGGLGGLGLQVARWMVQRGARNLVLLGRKRASEVSTEEVREMRGQGAAIISLAGVSVDSDLDFVMAGISKRMPPLRGIVHAMTEVDDGILLHQTRERLGRVFSAKVAGAWNLHRWLEGTPLEFFMMVSSSTSLMGASGQASHLAATSFLEGLAEYRRSLGLPGQSSSWGAWTQPGDEAAEALDARMRKRGVGMVPAAQAFCVLEQVFGPVPAAVGVMPIHWPTFLGGLPGDEPPALFADFGGDLGPGRASAELRRELLRRVRGGSGEEGRGAVLEWFREQVAKVLELNATQLPEPEQTLHELGLDSLMGVELKKLLHAQLRVEFPLQELLGGKSIGELSGSLYEALR, translated from the coding sequence ATGGAACACGAGGGACAGGGACGCAGCCTCGCGGAGCGGCTCGCCGCGCTGACACCCGAGCGGAGGGCACTGCTGGAGTTGGCGCTGAAGGGGAAGGCTCCGGCACCTCGCGCGCCGCGCCTTCGTCCTCCCCTGGGCGCGGTGTTCCAGGAGGGCTCGGAGGATATCCAGACGCTGGCGCCGCTGCCAGAGGTCTCCGCATCGTTCTCCTGGGTGCTGGCCGCGCGGGGCTCGCGCACGGAGGAGCAGGCCCGGCTCCTCGAGGCCGCGCACCGCGACCTGCGTGGGGCGCTGTTCAGGGCCGTGGACCTCACCACCTGCGAGCGCATCCTCGGCTTCGGGGGTGGAGATGGCCGGGAGTGGGTGGCCCTTGCCCGGCGGCCTGGAGCGTTCCGAGTCACCGGCCACGTGTCCTCGTCGCAGGAGGCGGAGGCCGCGCGTGAGCGGGTGCGTGCCCAATCCCTGGAGGGCCGCATCCAGGTGGTGTCGGGTGCGCTGGACTCCGACGGACTGGAGACGGGCTTCGACGCCGCCTTCGGTCTGGAGGCCCTGCGCGATCCCGAGGCGCGGGCGCCTCTCTTCGCCGCGCTGGGGAAGAAGGTCCGCGAGGGAGGGCGGCTGGTCCTCGGGGATGTCTTCCTGAAGACGGGCCTGTCGCTGCCGCACGTCGAGGCCCTGTCGCTGCCGCTCCTGGACGAGCTGGTGACGTGGCTGAGCGCGCATGGCTTCGCGGTCGTGGACTGCGTGGACGCGGCGAGTGAGATGGGGAACTTCCTCCACGAGCCCTCGATGGATACGCGCCTGTCGCAACTGGGCTGGGGCGCGGAGGATGTCCGCGCGGAGACGGCCCGGGCCTACGAGGTGATGGGGGGCCTGCTTCGTGGAGGCGCGGCGGCCTATCTGCTCCTGACCGCGGAGAAGCGTGGGGAGCCTGGGCCGGAGCGGTTGGAGGCGATGAATCGCGAGCGGCTGATGATGGCGCGCCGCTACGCGGACCTCCCGCACACGTGGCTGTATGCGCCGCGGTGGCGGCCCGTGGTGAGCGCCCCTCGCGCGGAGGATACTCCCGCGTCATCCGCGCACTGCCTCGTCTTCGCGGACAGGGGCGGACTGGGCGCGGCGTTCGCGCGGAATGTCTCGAACTCCGGAGGCCGCTGCACCTTCGTCCACCGGGGTGAGGTGTTCCGGCGGAGCGACGACGGTGGCTACGAGGTGCCCATCCGGAACCCGGAGGACTACCTCCGGTTGATGGAGTCGCTCGCCTCCGAGGGCGCCGTGCCCTCGCGAATCGTCTATCTGTGGAGCCTCGATGCTCCGAAGCCCGAGGGGCTCACGGTCTCCCAGCTCCAGGACGAGACGCTCGATGTGTGCGGCGGCCTTCTGTACCTCACCCAGGCGCTGCTGAAGGCGGGCGCGAACCATCCCGCCTCGCCCTCCCTCTGGCTCGTCACCCGAGGCGCGCAGCGCGCGGACGAAACAGGCGGCCTGCCGGGTCTGTCGGGCGCTTCCCTCTGGGGCTTGGGGAAGGCGATTGCCTATGAGCACCCGGAGCTCGACTGCCGCCGGTTGGATTTGGACCCGAGGCGTGGCGTGGAGGAAGGGGCCCAGGAGCTGTGGACCGAGCTGCGCTCCCGCGATGGCGAGGACCAGGTCCTGCTGCGTGATGGGACGCGCCATGTGCTGAGGCTCGTGCGCCACCGGCAATGGGACTGGGAGGGCGCTGGGCGGCTCCAGTTCCGCGCGGACGCCACCTACCTGGTGACCGGAGGACTGGGCGGCCTGGGCCTCCAGGTGGCGCGGTGGATGGTCCAGCGAGGCGCGCGCAACCTGGTGCTGCTGGGTCGCAAGCGGGCGAGCGAAGTGTCCACCGAGGAGGTGCGGGAGATGCGCGGCCAGGGCGCGGCCATCATCTCGCTCGCGGGTGTGTCGGTGGACTCGGACCTCGACTTCGTGATGGCGGGCATCTCCAAGCGCATGCCCCCACTGCGCGGCATCGTCCACGCGATGACGGAGGTGGACGACGGCATCCTCCTGCACCAGACGCGCGAGCGGCTGGGCCGGGTGTTCTCGGCGAAGGTCGCGGGCGCCTGGAACCTGCACCGGTGGCTCGAGGGTACGCCGCTGGAGTTCTTCATGATGGTGTCCTCGTCCACGTCGCTGATGGGGGCTTCGGGACAGGCCAGTCACCTGGCGGCCACGTCCTTCCTGGAGGGGCTCGCCGAGTACCGCCGGTCCTTGGGGCTGCCGGGGCAGAGCTCGAGCTGGGGCGCCTGGACGCAGCCCGGTGACGAGGCCGCCGAGGCGCTCGATGCGCGCATGCGCAAGCGCGGTGTCGGCATGGTGCCCGCGGCGCAGGCGTTCTGCGTCCTGGAGCAGGTGTTCGGTCCGGTGCCGGCGGCGGTGGGGGTGATGCCCATCCACTGGCCCACCTTCCTCGGGGGCCTGCCAGGGGACGAGCCGCCGGCGCTGTTCGCCGACTTCGGCGGCGACCTGGGACCGGGCCGCGCGAGCGCCGAGCTTCGTCGCGAGCTCTTGCGGCGCGTGCGCGGAGGCTCCGGTGAGGAGGGGCGCGGCGCGGTGCTCGAGTGGTTCCGCGAGCAGGTGGCGAAGGTCCTGGAGCTGAACGCCACCCAGTTGCCGGAGCCGGAGCAGACGTTGCACGAGTTGGGGCTCGACTCCCTGATGGGCGTGGAGCTCAAGAAGCTGTTGCACGCGCAGCTGCGGGTCGAGTTCCCGCTCCAGGAACTGCTGGGTGGCAAGAGCATCGGCGAGCTGTCGGGTTCTCTCTACGAAGCGCTGCGTTGA